A DNA window from Coffea arabica cultivar ET-39 chromosome 6c, Coffea Arabica ET-39 HiFi, whole genome shotgun sequence contains the following coding sequences:
- the LOC113694294 gene encoding protein DETOXIFICATION 42-like yields the protein MSDYDVLYLYRNMGENPVWGLFKNIRNVFKKDELGVEIAQIAIPAAMALAADPIASLVDTAFIGHIGPVELAAVGVAIAVFNQASKIAIFPLVSVTTSFVAEEDATKSLSIDSQEIEIVENGFAADGEKEELLPKVELSSKSFSSSQGKVVDGRRNSRHNSSASSALLIGCILGIIQAIFLIFAAKPLLNYMGVESNSPMLNPAQKYLIVRSLGAPAVLLSLAMQGVFRGFKDTKTPLYATMIGDLTNIILDPIFIFLFGLGVTGAAVAHVISQYFISLILMWRLMSEVDLLAPSIKDLQLGRFLKNGFLLLLRVIAATFCVTLAASLAARVGSTSMAAFQVCLQVWLATSLLADGLAVSGQAILASAFAKNDYERATTTASRVLQLGLVLGLVLSLIVIVILKYASTIFTADINVLHLLSLGIPFVVVTQPINSVAFVFDGINYGASDFSYSAYSMISVAAVSIILLLLLSSRFGFVGIWLALSIFMSLRALAGFWRIGTRTGPWRYLRG from the exons ATGTCAGACTATGATGTCTTGTATCTGTATAGAAATATGGGCGAGAATCCTGTATGGGGTCTGTTTAAGAACATAAG AAATGTTTTCAAGAAGGACGAGTTAGGAGTGGAAATTGCACAGATTGCAATACCTGCAGCAATGGCCTTAGCTGCTGACCCAATTGCTTCTTTAGTTGATACAGCTTTCATTGGTCATATAG GTCCAGTGGAACTTGCGGCTGTAGGTGTCGCCATTGCTGTATTTAACCAAGCATCAAAAATTGCAATATTCCCACTCGTTAGTGTGACAACTTCTTTTGTTGCTGAAGAAGATGCTACTAAAAGTTTGAGCATTGATtcacaagaaattgaaatagtGGAGAATGGTTTTGCTGCAGATGGCGAAAAGGAAGAGTTGCTACCGAAAGTGG AATTGAGTAGCAAATCATTCAGCAGTAGCCAAGGGAAGGTGGTTGATGGTAGGCGGAACAGCAGGCATAACTCTTCTGCTTCATCAGCATTGCTCATAGGTTGTATACTTGGTATCATCCAAGCAATTTTCCTCATTTTTGCTGCAAAACCCTTGTTAAACTACATGGGTGTAGAATCT AATTCACCTATGCTGAACCCAGCCCAAAAGTACTTAATAGTGAGGTCACTTGGCGCTCCAGCTGTCCTCCTTTCCTTGGCCATGCAGGGTGTCTTTCGTGGATTCAAGGATACAAAAACCCCTCTTTATGCAACCA TGATTGGAGATCTGACAAACATAATTCTGGACCCAATATTCATTTTCCTGTTTGGTTTAGGTGTTACTGGTGCAGCCGTTGCCCATGTTATCTCCCA GTACTTTATTTCCCTAATACTTATGTGGAGATTAATGAGTGAAGTAGATCTTTTAGCCCCTAGTATCAAAGATCTGCAGTTGGGTCGGTTTCTTAAGAATG GATTTCTGCTATTATTGAGAGTCATAGCAGCAACATTCTGCGTAACCTTGGCAGCTTCATTGGCTGCAAGGGTGGGATCAACATCGATGGCTGCTTTCCAGGTCTGCTTGCAGGTTTGGCTGGCAACCTCATTACTTGCTGATGGATTAGCCGTATCGGGACAA GCCATTCTTGCCAGTGCATTTGCAAAAAATGACTACGAGAGAGCCACAACTACTGCCTCTCGTGTCTTACAG TTGGGATTGGTACTTGGGCTGGTTCTTTCACTCATTGTCATTGTTATACTGAAATATGCATCAACAATTTTCACAGCAGATATAAATGTTCTCCATCTTTTAAGTTTGGGCATCCCG TTTGTTGTAGTGACGCAGCCAATTAACTCTGTGGCCTTTGTTTTTGATGGAATAAACTATGGAGCATCTGATTTTTCTTATTCTGCCTACTCCATG ATTTCTGTGGCAGCAGTGAGTATAATACTCTTGCTACTGCTGTCCTCGAGATTTGGTTTTGTTGGTATATGGCTTGCATTATCTATCTTCATGAGTTTGCGGGCGTTagctggattttggag GATAGGAACCAGAACAGGACCTTGGCGCTATCTCCGGGGATAA